The following are from one region of the Segatella oris genome:
- the uvrA gene encoding excinuclease ABC subunit UvrA, whose product MDEYIEIKGARVNNLKNISLNIPRNQFITVTGVSGSGKSSLAFDTLYAEGQRRYVESLSAYARQFLGRMSKPECDFIKGLPPAIAIEQKVISRNPRSTVGTNTEIYEYMRLLFARIGHTFSPISGEEVKRHTPEDVIHCIMEYAKGTKFMMLSPLHIIEGRTLEKQLEMYMQEGYSRLYKGGEVVRIEDMLNEGDIEKTDISTLFLVIARMSVDDTKDAISRMTDSAETAFYEGDGLLKLVFLPSNITYEFSTRFEADGIKFEEPNDNMFSFNSPLGACPTCEGFGNVIGIDEKLVIPNSTLSVYDGCVQCWHGDKMGGWLTEFIRRAATDNFPIFEPYYQLDRKHKDMLWHGLPSEKGKDIHDKVCIDAFFQMVKENQYKIQYRVMMSRYRGKTVCPDCHGTKLKKEATWVKVGGRSITELVEMPISKLKDWFDKLQLEEHEADIAKRLLTEIKNRLGFLVEVGLGYLTLNRQSSTLSGGESQRINLTTSLGSSLVGSLYILDEPSIGLHSRDTERLIHVLKDLQKLGNTVMVVEHDEEIMRAADYLIDVGPDAGSHGGEIVFQGSTEELNNTAEKLLKKYPRSYTIKYLTGNESIEPPKSRRKWNRAIELKGARMNNLRGIDVKFPLNVFNCVTGVSGSGKSSLIKGILYPAMKRHLDEVADAPGEYTALEGDWEAVKHVEFVDQNPIGKSTRSNPATYVKAYETIRQLFADQPLAKQMGFTPQYFSFNTEGGRCEECKGAGVINVEMQFMADLILECEACHGKRFKHDILEVRFHDKNINDVLNMTVSEAIEFFGEYKQQTIVNRLKPLEDVGLGYIKLGQNSSTLSGGENQRVKLAYFIGQEKQEPTLFIFDEPTTGLHFHDIQRLLNAFNALIERGHTILVIEHNMDVIKCADYVTDLGPEGGDKGGNLVFEGTPEELVKCKESITAKFLKDKL is encoded by the coding sequence ATGGACGAATATATAGAAATAAAAGGAGCACGCGTCAACAATCTCAAAAACATTTCGCTCAACATTCCCCGCAATCAATTCATCACTGTAACGGGGGTATCAGGTTCAGGCAAGTCTTCTTTAGCCTTTGACACGCTCTATGCCGAAGGACAACGCCGTTATGTTGAGAGTCTTTCGGCCTATGCCCGACAGTTTTTAGGGCGTATGAGCAAGCCCGAATGCGACTTTATCAAAGGGCTTCCACCAGCCATTGCCATCGAACAGAAAGTGATTTCGCGCAATCCCCGCTCTACAGTGGGCACCAATACAGAGATTTACGAATACATGCGCCTGCTCTTTGCACGTATAGGACATACCTTCTCGCCCATAAGCGGAGAGGAGGTAAAGCGTCATACGCCTGAAGATGTCATTCATTGCATCATGGAATATGCCAAAGGAACGAAGTTCATGATGCTCTCACCACTGCATATCATCGAAGGCAGAACGTTGGAGAAACAACTCGAAATGTATATGCAGGAGGGCTATTCCCGCCTTTACAAAGGGGGCGAAGTCGTACGTATTGAAGACATGTTGAATGAAGGTGATATTGAGAAAACAGACATTTCAACCCTCTTTTTGGTCATAGCCCGCATGAGTGTTGACGACACCAAGGATGCCATTTCGCGTATGACCGACTCTGCTGAAACGGCATTCTACGAGGGCGATGGCCTGCTGAAACTGGTATTTCTGCCCAGTAATATCACCTATGAATTCTCTACACGCTTTGAAGCCGACGGCATCAAGTTTGAAGAACCCAACGACAACATGTTCTCATTCAACTCACCTTTGGGTGCCTGTCCAACGTGCGAAGGCTTTGGAAACGTTATTGGAATTGATGAAAAACTTGTCATTCCCAACTCTACACTCAGTGTCTATGACGGCTGTGTACAATGCTGGCATGGTGATAAAATGGGGGGATGGCTGACGGAATTCATACGACGTGCGGCTACAGATAACTTCCCTATATTTGAACCTTACTATCAACTCGACCGCAAACACAAAGACATGCTTTGGCATGGACTGCCCAGTGAAAAGGGAAAAGACATACATGATAAAGTCTGCATTGATGCCTTTTTCCAAATGGTGAAAGAGAACCAGTATAAGATTCAATATCGTGTAATGATGAGTCGGTACAGGGGAAAGACTGTATGTCCTGACTGTCATGGAACCAAACTGAAGAAAGAAGCCACATGGGTAAAGGTGGGCGGAAGAAGCATTACCGAGCTTGTTGAGATGCCAATCAGTAAACTTAAAGATTGGTTTGATAAGCTTCAACTCGAAGAACATGAGGCAGACATCGCCAAGCGCTTGCTTACTGAAATTAAGAACCGATTAGGATTTCTGGTTGAAGTGGGGCTGGGCTACCTCACACTCAACCGCCAATCGAGCACACTCAGCGGTGGAGAGAGTCAGCGCATCAATCTCACGACATCGTTAGGCTCTTCATTAGTGGGTTCACTCTATATTCTCGACGAACCGAGTATCGGTCTCCATAGTAGGGATACCGAACGATTAATCCATGTACTGAAAGACCTTCAGAAACTTGGAAACACGGTCATGGTGGTTGAACATGACGAAGAAATCATGCGTGCTGCCGACTATCTGATTGACGTCGGCCCCGATGCCGGAAGCCATGGAGGTGAGATTGTCTTCCAAGGAAGTACCGAAGAACTGAACAACACAGCAGAGAAGCTGCTCAAGAAATACCCACGCTCCTACACTATTAAATATCTCACCGGGAACGAAAGCATTGAACCTCCCAAGTCAAGGCGCAAATGGAACAGAGCCATTGAACTGAAAGGAGCACGCATGAATAACCTCCGTGGCATTGATGTCAAGTTTCCTCTCAATGTCTTTAACTGTGTAACAGGTGTGTCAGGATCAGGCAAATCAAGCCTCATCAAAGGCATACTCTATCCTGCCATGAAGCGTCATTTAGACGAAGTGGCCGATGCCCCCGGCGAATATACGGCTCTTGAAGGTGACTGGGAGGCCGTTAAACACGTGGAATTCGTTGACCAAAACCCCATCGGAAAGAGCACTCGGTCTAATCCTGCCACCTATGTCAAGGCCTATGAAACCATCCGACAACTTTTTGCCGACCAGCCATTGGCCAAGCAAATGGGCTTCACGCCCCAATATTTCTCATTCAATACAGAAGGCGGACGATGTGAAGAATGCAAGGGAGCTGGCGTTATCAATGTTGAGATGCAGTTCATGGCTGACCTCATTTTGGAATGTGAAGCCTGCCATGGCAAACGCTTTAAGCATGACATTCTGGAGGTACGGTTCCATGACAAGAACATCAATGACGTGCTTAACATGACGGTATCTGAAGCCATTGAATTCTTTGGAGAATACAAACAACAGACTATCGTAAACCGTCTGAAACCTTTAGAGGATGTAGGACTCGGCTATATCAAACTTGGTCAGAACTCAAGTACGCTGTCCGGTGGTGAGAACCAGCGCGTGAAATTAGCTTACTTCATCGGTCAGGAGAAGCAAGAGCCCACATTGTTCATTTTCGATGAGCCTACAACAGGACTTCACTTCCATGACATACAACGATTGCTAAATGCTTTCAATGCACTGATAGAACGAGGCCACACCATTCTTGTCATAGAGCATAACATGGATGTTATCAAGTGTGCCGACTATGTGACAGACCTTGGTCCTGAAGGTGGTGACAAAGGTGGAAATCTCGTTTTCGAAGGTACTCCGGAAGAACTTGTAAAGTGCAAGGAAAGTATAACGGCAAAATTCTTAAAGGATAAACTTTAA
- a CDS encoding polysaccharide biosynthesis/export family protein yields the protein MKKTLSSLFVLAIVLFLSSCASVKKVPYFQNIDQVDFAASKGLYDAHIMPKDLLTITVNTVDPAVSAPFNLTGTNGQSTSSASQGYLVDNKGDINFPVIGKIHVTGLTKEQCEDLIKRKLAPYLSDEEKPIVTVRTSSYRITVIGEVGSPGVIPVSTEKMSIIEALAQAGDLTVYGKRDNIILLRENADGGKEYHRLNLNDANIVNSPYYYLQQNDVIYVEPNKVKARNSIIGTSTSLWFSFVGIVTSLTSLLVTVLK from the coding sequence ATGAAGAAAACATTGTCTTCGCTGTTTGTTTTAGCGATAGTTTTATTTCTGAGCAGTTGTGCTTCGGTAAAGAAAGTGCCCTATTTTCAAAATATTGATCAGGTAGATTTCGCGGCATCTAAAGGTCTTTATGATGCGCATATCATGCCAAAAGACTTGTTGACGATTACTGTTAATACAGTTGATCCGGCGGTTTCAGCCCCATTTAATCTGACGGGAACCAACGGGCAGAGCACCAGTAGTGCTTCCCAAGGTTATTTAGTTGACAACAAGGGGGATATAAATTTTCCCGTAATCGGCAAGATACATGTGACAGGTCTCACGAAAGAACAGTGCGAAGACTTGATAAAACGCAAGTTGGCCCCTTATCTTTCAGATGAAGAGAAGCCTATCGTTACAGTGCGGACATCAAGCTATCGCATCACGGTGATAGGTGAAGTTGGCTCTCCGGGAGTCATTCCTGTGTCAACGGAGAAGATGAGCATTATTGAGGCTTTGGCGCAGGCTGGTGACCTTACGGTTTATGGAAAGCGTGATAATATCATACTCTTGCGCGAGAATGCTGACGGTGGAAAGGAGTATCATCGCTTGAACTTGAATGATGCGAACATCGTGAACTCTCCTTATTACTATTTGCAGCAAAACGATGTAATCTATGTTGAACCGAACAAGGTGAAGGCTCGTAACTCGATAATCGGCACTTCGACGTCGCTTTGGTTCTCCTTTGTTGGGATAGTTACCAGTTTGACTTCTCTCTTAGTAACGGTGTTAAAATAG
- a CDS encoding MBL fold metallo-hydrolase — protein sequence MLKFISFGSGSSGNCYYLYTETDGLIIDAGVGIRTLKKHFKNYGLHLDNVHHMLITHDHADHVKSVGSLSKDYGLDVYTTHSVHVGIEHNYFVKKKIEPTHVKIVEKGVTFKLGEFKVTPFGVPHDSSDNVGYKVCYGDVVFVLMTDIGHITPEMQPYINEANYLVIEANHDVEMLSQGPYPQHLKMRILGPNGHLSNADCAQAIADDATPQLKKVWLCHLSEENNHPILAQKTIEDILRSHGIIAGVDFTVEVLKRKVPTGVYELL from the coding sequence ATGCTAAAATTCATATCATTCGGCAGTGGTAGTAGTGGAAACTGCTATTATCTTTACACTGAAACCGATGGACTTATCATAGATGCCGGCGTGGGAATACGCACCTTGAAGAAGCACTTTAAGAACTACGGACTGCACTTGGATAATGTCCACCACATGCTTATCACACATGATCACGCTGACCACGTGAAATCGGTAGGCAGTCTGAGCAAGGACTATGGACTTGACGTTTATACAACTCACAGTGTACATGTAGGTATCGAACACAATTACTTCGTTAAGAAGAAGATTGAGCCCACACACGTGAAAATAGTAGAAAAGGGTGTAACTTTCAAGTTAGGAGAATTCAAAGTGACTCCTTTCGGCGTTCCTCACGACAGTTCCGACAATGTGGGATATAAAGTTTGCTATGGTGATGTGGTCTTTGTACTGATGACAGATATCGGACATATCACACCCGAAATGCAGCCCTATATCAACGAAGCCAATTATCTTGTGATTGAAGCTAACCACGATGTAGAGATGTTGTCACAAGGTCCTTACCCTCAACATCTGAAAATGAGGATACTTGGCCCCAATGGTCATCTAAGTAATGCAGACTGTGCGCAGGCTATTGCAGATGATGCCACCCCACAACTAAAGAAAGTATGGCTGTGTCATCTAAGTGAAGAAAACAACCATCCTATTTTAGCCCAGAAGACCATTGAAGACATTTTGCGCAGTCATGGCATTATTGCAGGGGTTGACTTTACCGTTGAAGTGCTTAAACGCAAAGTGCCAACAGGGGTATACGAGCTGCTCTAA
- a CDS encoding glycosyltransferase family 2 protein — MPCYNCQCVELVKALDVQCEDIEGLRYEIIVADDGSTDKHTCHINKEILELENARYILRKENVGRAAIRNFLADEAAYEWLLFIDSDMTVLLDDFILHYIELANSFKVAYGGYQLGNGAISNLRYLYEKNAVSKGLPKSRKQNAYSNLHTANLLINRMTALAHPFDERFKHYGYEDVLLGKRLSEDDISFAQINNPLLFDKFESNSRFVEKTEEAMRTLYTFQADLKGFSPLLDTVHEMKRFHLQGLFLFFWKTRKESWRAKLCGTHPNLKLYKLYKLGYFISLF; from the coding sequence ATTCCCTGCTACAACTGTCAATGTGTAGAATTGGTAAAGGCGCTTGACGTGCAATGTGAAGACATTGAAGGCTTGCGTTATGAGATTATCGTGGCTGATGATGGCAGTACTGATAAACATACATGCCATATCAACAAAGAGATACTTGAACTTGAAAATGCCCGTTATATTCTGCGTAAAGAGAACGTAGGACGTGCCGCCATTCGCAATTTCCTTGCTGATGAAGCCGCCTATGAATGGCTTCTGTTTATTGACAGTGACATGACAGTGCTCCTTGACGACTTCATTCTGCACTATATAGAACTTGCCAACAGCTTCAAAGTTGCATACGGAGGTTATCAATTGGGCAATGGAGCAATATCCAATTTAAGGTATCTTTATGAGAAAAATGCAGTCAGCAAGGGTCTTCCAAAATCCAGGAAGCAGAACGCTTACAGCAATCTGCACACGGCAAATCTGTTGATAAACCGAATGACAGCCCTTGCCCACCCTTTCGATGAACGCTTCAAACACTATGGATATGAAGATGTGCTCTTAGGGAAAAGACTGTCAGAAGATGATATATCCTTTGCCCAAATAAACAATCCCCTGCTGTTTGACAAATTTGAAAGCAACAGTAGGTTCGTGGAAAAGACAGAAGAAGCCATGCGGACACTCTACACTTTCCAAGCAGACCTAAAAGGCTTTTCGCCATTATTAGACACGGTTCATGAAATGAAACGTTTTCATCTGCAAGGTCTTTTCTTGTTTTTTTGGAAAACAAGAAAGGAGAGTTGGCGTGCAAAACTCTGTGGCACACATCCTAACTTAAAACTTTACAAACTATATAAATTGGGATATTTTATTTCACTCTTTTAG
- a CDS encoding amidophosphoribosyltransferase encodes MEEIKEDCGVALIRLLKPLEYYQQKYGTWMYGLNKLYLMMEKQHNRGQEGAGLACVKLNSRPGHEYMFRERAEGSNAITEIFGNVHKNYADVSPQQLADVDYAKAHLPFAGELYMGHLRYSTTGKSGITYVHPFLRRNNWRAKNLCFCGNFNMTNVDEIFEKLTLQGQCPRIYSDTYIMLELMGHRLDREVERNFVEARKQNLTNTDITRYIEDHVKMENVLKTTMPDFDGGYVVCGVTGSGEMFSMRDPWGIRPAFYYKNDEMVVLASERPVLQTTFELEYEDVKELEPGKALMVKKNGECSIERILEPRGDAACSFERIYFSRGSDRDIYNERKKLGEQLTEQILKAVNYDTEHTVFSYIPNTAEVAYYGMLDGFMRYQNNEKIKKIEALGHVPTHEELMAIMHEGVRSEKVAWKDIKLRTFITEGNSRNDLASHVYDITYGSIEANQDNLVIIDDSIVRGTTLKKSILRILDRLHPKKMVIVSSAPQIRYPDYYGIDMPCLEEFCVFRATIALLKERCMESVIYDTYKACLEELRKPKEQMINRVRAIYAPFTVDEINAKIVEMLCPESVSTPIELVYQSIEGLHKAIPSQKGDWYFTGHYPTPGGTKLCNQAFINYYERIEKGC; translated from the coding sequence ATGGAAGAGATAAAGGAAGATTGTGGCGTTGCGTTGATACGCTTGTTGAAGCCACTTGAATACTATCAGCAGAAGTATGGCACTTGGATGTATGGCCTCAATAAACTCTATCTCATGATGGAGAAACAGCATAATCGAGGGCAGGAAGGTGCAGGATTGGCTTGTGTAAAGCTGAATTCGAGACCCGGACATGAGTATATGTTCCGTGAAAGGGCCGAGGGTTCGAATGCCATTACAGAGATATTTGGTAATGTACATAAGAATTATGCAGATGTAAGTCCTCAACAGTTGGCGGATGTAGACTATGCAAAGGCACACCTTCCTTTTGCCGGAGAGCTTTATATGGGACATCTTCGGTATAGTACAACGGGTAAGAGTGGCATTACGTATGTGCATCCTTTCTTGAGAAGAAACAATTGGCGGGCAAAAAATCTCTGCTTCTGTGGAAACTTCAACATGACTAATGTTGATGAAATCTTTGAGAAGTTGACCTTGCAGGGGCAGTGTCCCCGCATTTACAGTGATACGTACATCATGCTTGAACTCATGGGACATAGACTTGACCGTGAGGTCGAAAGGAATTTTGTCGAAGCCAGAAAGCAGAACCTTACGAATACTGATATTACCCGTTATATTGAAGATCATGTCAAGATGGAGAATGTCTTGAAAACTACAATGCCTGATTTTGATGGCGGTTATGTGGTGTGTGGTGTAACCGGAAGTGGGGAGATGTTCTCTATGCGTGACCCTTGGGGAATTCGTCCGGCATTCTATTACAAGAATGATGAAATGGTAGTGTTGGCAAGTGAACGTCCTGTTTTGCAGACAACCTTTGAACTTGAGTACGAAGATGTGAAGGAGTTGGAACCAGGAAAGGCGTTGATGGTGAAGAAAAACGGGGAATGTTCAATTGAAAGAATTCTTGAACCACGTGGTGATGCCGCTTGTTCTTTTGAGCGTATTTACTTCAGTCGAGGTTCTGACCGTGATATTTATAATGAGCGGAAGAAGTTAGGAGAGCAGTTGACAGAACAGATTTTGAAGGCTGTAAACTATGATACGGAGCATACAGTATTCTCTTATATTCCTAATACTGCCGAGGTTGCATATTATGGAATGTTAGACGGTTTCATGCGTTATCAGAACAACGAAAAGATAAAGAAGATTGAAGCGTTGGGACACGTGCCTACGCATGAGGAGCTTATGGCTATCATGCATGAAGGCGTTCGCTCTGAAAAGGTGGCTTGGAAAGATATTAAACTCCGCACATTTATCACGGAAGGAAACAGTCGTAATGATTTGGCGAGCCATGTTTATGATATAACTTATGGGAGCATAGAGGCCAATCAAGATAATCTTGTGATTATAGATGACAGTATTGTAAGAGGAACAACGCTGAAGAAGAGTATTCTTCGGATACTTGATCGTTTGCATCCGAAGAAGATGGTGATAGTAAGTAGTGCACCACAGATACGTTACCCTGACTATTATGGCATTGATATGCCTTGCTTGGAAGAGTTCTGTGTGTTCCGTGCAACTATTGCCTTGCTGAAAGAGCGATGCATGGAGAGTGTCATTTACGATACTTATAAGGCTTGCTTGGAAGAGCTTCGAAAGCCTAAGGAACAGATGATTAACCGGGTTCGCGCTATATATGCGCCGTTTACTGTAGACGAAATCAATGCAAAGATAGTGGAGATGCTTTGTCCGGAAAGTGTTTCTACACCAATAGAACTGGTTTATCAGAGCATTGAAGGACTTCATAAAGCGATCCCTTCGCAAAAGGGTGATTGGTATTTCACGGGGCATTACCCGACTCCGGGGGGGACAAAACTGTGTAATCAAGCTTTCATTAACTACTATGAACGAATAGAAAAAGGTTGTTGA
- the glmS gene encoding glutamine--fructose-6-phosphate transaminase (isomerizing), with the protein MCGIVGYIGKREAYPILIKGLKRLEYRGYDSAGVALIDCEDNLNVYKTKGKVADLEAFCADKNTSGSVGIAHTRWATHGEPSSVNAHPHYSSSKNLAIIHNGIIENYAEIKRNLIAKGVVFQSETDTEVLVQLIEYVQVKKNLDTLTAVQVALHQVIGAYAIALLDRREPNQIIAARKQSPLVVGIGKDEFFLGSDASPIVEFTDKVVYLEDGNIAVMRLGEELKVVNLLNREQNPSVQTIDINLGQIEKGGYPHFMLKEIFEQPDCLKTCMCGRINAEATNVTLSAVIDNKDRLLLAKRIIIVACGTSWHAALIGKQLIETYCRIPVNVEYASEFRYRNPVVSSDDVVIAMSQSGETADTLAAVELAKAAGAFIYGICNAVGSSIPRATDTGSYIHVGPEIGVASTKAFTGQVIVLTMLALALAKEKGTVSKEDYERVVKELSLIPHKMQEVLKLNDKIANLSQVFTYAHNFIYLGRGYSYPVAMEGALKLKEISYIHAEGYPAAEMKHGPIALIDSDMPVVVIATHNAMYEKVLSNIQEIKARKGRVIALITKGDETISRIADKVIELPETLECLEPLLATIPLQLLAYHIAVCKNKNVDQPRNLAKSVTVE; encoded by the coding sequence ATGTGTGGAATTGTAGGATATATAGGTAAGCGTGAGGCTTATCCCATTTTGATAAAGGGGCTTAAGAGATTGGAATATAGAGGATATGACAGTGCAGGAGTTGCATTGATAGATTGTGAAGACAATCTTAACGTCTATAAAACGAAAGGGAAAGTTGCTGATTTGGAGGCATTTTGTGCAGATAAGAATACGTCTGGATCAGTTGGAATAGCACATACACGTTGGGCTACCCATGGTGAGCCTTCATCCGTTAATGCCCATCCGCATTATTCTTCGTCTAAGAATTTAGCTATCATCCACAATGGAATTATTGAGAATTATGCAGAGATAAAGCGTAACCTGATAGCCAAAGGGGTTGTGTTTCAATCAGAAACGGATACGGAAGTGCTTGTTCAGTTGATAGAATATGTGCAGGTGAAGAAGAACCTTGATACGCTGACTGCCGTGCAAGTGGCGCTTCATCAGGTGATTGGTGCCTACGCTATAGCCTTGCTTGACAGGCGTGAACCCAATCAGATTATAGCGGCACGCAAGCAGAGTCCTTTGGTTGTAGGCATCGGAAAAGATGAATTCTTCTTGGGTTCGGATGCCAGTCCGATAGTTGAATTCACTGATAAAGTGGTTTACTTGGAAGATGGAAATATAGCCGTGATGCGCTTGGGTGAAGAGTTGAAGGTTGTTAATCTGCTCAATCGGGAGCAGAATCCTTCGGTTCAAACCATTGATATCAACCTCGGTCAGATAGAAAAAGGTGGCTATCCACATTTTATGCTGAAAGAAATCTTTGAGCAACCCGATTGCTTGAAAACGTGTATGTGTGGGCGTATAAATGCTGAGGCTACAAATGTGACCTTGAGTGCTGTCATAGACAATAAAGACCGTTTGCTTCTGGCGAAACGAATTATCATTGTAGCTTGCGGTACAAGTTGGCATGCTGCACTGATTGGCAAGCAACTCATAGAAACCTATTGCCGTATACCTGTAAACGTAGAATATGCGAGTGAGTTCAGATACCGCAATCCGGTGGTTTCGAGTGATGACGTTGTTATTGCCATGTCGCAAAGCGGAGAAACGGCTGATACGTTGGCTGCTGTAGAACTTGCAAAGGCAGCCGGTGCTTTTATTTACGGCATTTGTAATGCTGTGGGGTCAAGTATACCTCGTGCAACTGATACTGGAAGCTATATTCATGTAGGGCCGGAAATCGGCGTTGCATCAACAAAAGCCTTCACAGGGCAAGTGATTGTATTGACAATGTTGGCTTTGGCACTGGCAAAAGAGAAAGGAACAGTGAGCAAAGAGGATTACGAAAGGGTTGTTAAAGAACTTTCTTTGATTCCTCATAAGATGCAGGAAGTGTTGAAGCTAAATGATAAAATAGCTAATCTGAGCCAGGTTTTCACCTATGCTCATAACTTTATTTATCTGGGACGCGGCTATAGTTATCCGGTTGCAATGGAAGGTGCATTGAAGTTGAAAGAAATCAGTTACATTCACGCTGAAGGTTATCCGGCTGCAGAAATGAAGCATGGACCAATCGCTTTGATTGATTCTGACATGCCCGTTGTCGTTATAGCAACGCACAATGCCATGTATGAGAAGGTGCTGAGTAATATTCAAGAGATCAAAGCACGCAAAGGGAGAGTGATTGCCTTGATAACCAAAGGGGATGAAACGATTAGCCGAATTGCAGACAAAGTTATCGAACTGCCCGAGACATTGGAATGTCTTGAACCTTTGTTGGCAACAATTCCTCTTCAACTTCTTGCATATCATATTGCAGTTTGTAAGAATAAGAATGTTGATCAGCCTCGAAATTTGGCGAAGTCTGTTACCGTAGAATAA